The following proteins are co-located in the Manihot esculenta cultivar AM560-2 chromosome 7, M.esculenta_v8, whole genome shotgun sequence genome:
- the LOC110618827 gene encoding cyclin-dependent kinase inhibitor 7 isoform X1 encodes MEDFAKDCKRIGKRIEDIESSKKMKFDLNFSFHEFKLPSLSFECFSFSPDNTISPATSSNSAGFLSGDLCSGNSTSSPCSSNKSSLVVKDSLRFVDLEAKSFETESLTCLGNKFSRETTPSSQFYGDTDDMDSTRADGGKNFRKTFPVEKVSMPTQAEMDEFFAEAEKKEQKRFAEKYNYDIAKDIPLEGRYQWLRLKP; translated from the exons ATGGAGGATTTCGCTAAGGATTGTAAGCGCATAGGAAAGCGAATTGAAGACATTGAATCCtcaaagaaaatgaaatttgatttaaattttagttttcatGAATTCAAGTTACCTTCACTGAGTTTTGAGTGCTTCAGCTTTTCCCCGGATAACACCATTTCACCGGCAACTTCTTCCAATTCCGCGGGTTTTCTCTCCGGCGATTTATGCTCTGGCAACTCCACATCTTCGCCCTGCTCGAGCAATAAATCCAGCTTGGTGGTGAAGGATAGCTTGAGATTTGTAGATCTGGAG GCCAAGAGTTTTGAAACCGAAAGCTTAACGTGCTTAGGCAACAAATTCAG CAGAGAGACCACACCTTCGAGCCAGTTTTACGGGGATACAGACGACATGGACTCGACGAGGGCAGATGGAGGGAAGAATTTCCGTAAAACGTTTCCGGTTGAGAAGGTTTCAATGCCGACTCAGGCGGAGATGGATGAGTTCTTCGCGGAAGCAGAGAAGAAGGAGCAAAAACGATTCGCAGAGAA GTACAACTATGATATAGCGAAGGATATTCCCCTGGAAGGTCGATACCAGTGGCTTCGTTTGAAGCCATAG
- the LOC110618827 gene encoding cyclin-dependent kinase inhibitor 7 isoform X2, with product MEDFAKDCKRIGKRIEDIESSKKMKFDLNFSFHEFKLPSLSFECFSFSPDNTISPATSSNSAGFLSGDLCSGNSTSSPCSSNKSSLVVKDSLRFVDLEAKSFETESLTCLGNKFRETTPSSQFYGDTDDMDSTRADGGKNFRKTFPVEKVSMPTQAEMDEFFAEAEKKEQKRFAEKYNYDIAKDIPLEGRYQWLRLKP from the exons ATGGAGGATTTCGCTAAGGATTGTAAGCGCATAGGAAAGCGAATTGAAGACATTGAATCCtcaaagaaaatgaaatttgatttaaattttagttttcatGAATTCAAGTTACCTTCACTGAGTTTTGAGTGCTTCAGCTTTTCCCCGGATAACACCATTTCACCGGCAACTTCTTCCAATTCCGCGGGTTTTCTCTCCGGCGATTTATGCTCTGGCAACTCCACATCTTCGCCCTGCTCGAGCAATAAATCCAGCTTGGTGGTGAAGGATAGCTTGAGATTTGTAGATCTGGAG GCCAAGAGTTTTGAAACCGAAAGCTTAACGTGCTTAGGCAACAAATTCAG AGAGACCACACCTTCGAGCCAGTTTTACGGGGATACAGACGACATGGACTCGACGAGGGCAGATGGAGGGAAGAATTTCCGTAAAACGTTTCCGGTTGAGAAGGTTTCAATGCCGACTCAGGCGGAGATGGATGAGTTCTTCGCGGAAGCAGAGAAGAAGGAGCAAAAACGATTCGCAGAGAA GTACAACTATGATATAGCGAAGGATATTCCCCTGGAAGGTCGATACCAGTGGCTTCGTTTGAAGCCATAG
- the LOC110619672 gene encoding B3 domain-containing protein Os01g0234100, with translation MDAREEEGATTPAPAAASASESSPLSTQSTIYSYPRTKKRKSRGSKAKLTQIHEESPEPNSGTELGLCDKFSKSTSYKQKRAVVNDFYDGSESKSSAMERAEEILGSLEASLPSFAKALVRSNVTVGFWMHLPMRFCKLHLPKHDTSVFLETENGEEYVINYISERTALSGGWKAFCAAHELHEGDVLVFHLVKPLKFKVYIVRATVSAKANGKLDIQKVDTPEKQITTENQAEEDIQEHKKRKHLELPPADLQNNNQEKSLMVLNEEPIATKTENDTEDHSLKTSEVVTSSGSAVDFKDVGSIESFSILINGLALESELSYQQRTKYYELCCSQGSFLHDNLLKSINYKLAAEIIIETVNISEAIKASNLTSSLADFAVWDKTLKGFELLGMSVGFLRSRLSRLMNLAAESEQAVESECREYRLEQARIDDEMRSLESKLMELKEERERLDAEIEALKVNAERHERMFQEAVNAPW, from the exons ATGGATgccagagaagaagaaggagccACTACTCCTGCTCCTGCTGCTGCTTCTGCTTCTGAGTCTTCTCCTCTTTCAACACAAAGCACCATTTATTCCTATCCCAGG ACTAAGAAAAGAAAGTCACGAGGGTCCAAGGCAAAACTGACCCAGATCCATGAGGAGTCTCCAGAACCTAATAGCGGCACTGAACTT GGCTTATGTGATAAATTCAGCAAGTCTACAAG CTACAAACAAAAGAGGGCTGTGGTCAATGATTTCTATGATGGCTCTGAATCTAAGTCTTCTGCTATGGAGCGGGCAGAAGAGATTCTGGGAAGTTTAGAAGCTTCATTACCTAGCTTTGCCAAGGCTTTGGTTCGCTCAAATGTTACTGTTGGATTTTGGATG CATCTTCCTATGCGATTTTGCAAACTACATTTGCCAAAGCATGATACCTCGGTTTTCTTGGAaaccgaaaatggagaagaatacgtaataaattatatttcagaAAGGACAGCACTGAGTGGTGGATGGAAAGCATTCTGCGCTGCACACGAGTTGCATGAGGGTGATGTCCTTGTTTTCCATTTAGTCAAACCTTTAAAGTTTAAG GTGTACATTGTGCGGGCAACTGTTTCAGCCAAAGCTAATGGGAAGTTAGATATTCAGAAAGTGGATACTCCTGAAAAACAAATCACCACAG AAAATCAAGCTGAGGAGGACATACAAGAGCATAAAAAGCGCAAGCATTTGGAGCTTCCTCCAGCAGACCTGCAGAATAATAACCAGGAGAAAAGCCTAATGGTTTTGAATGAAGAGCCTATAGCAACTAAAACTGAGAATGACACTGAAGACCACAGCTTGAAAACGTCGGAAGTTGTCACATCTTCAGGATCTGCTGTTGATTTTAAGGATGTGGGAAGCATTGAAAGTTTCAGCATTCTCATCAATGGTCTGGCTTTAGAATCTGAGCTCTCTTATCAACAAAGGACTAAGTACTACGAGTTATGCTGCTCACAAGGATCATTTCTGCATGACAATCTTCTCAAgagtattaattataaattggcAGCAGAAATAATAATTGAAACTGTTAATATTTCAGAGGCCATCAAAGCTTCCAACCTTACCAGCTCTCTTGCAGATTTTGCGGTTTGGGACAAGACTCTAAAAGGCTTTGAGCTTCTGGGTATGAGCGTTGGCTTTTTACGATCTCGGTTGAGCCGACTAATGAACCTTGCTGCAGAATCAGAACAGGCAGTTGAATCAGAGTGTAGAGAATATAGATTAGAACAAGCTCGTATAGATGATGAGATGAGAAGTCTTGAATCGAAGCTTATGGAATTGAAAGAGGAAAGGGAAAGGCTAGATGCTGAGATAGAGGCTCTGAAGGTGAATGCAGAGAGGCATGAGAGGATGTTTCAGGAAGCAGTAAATGCTCCATGGTAG